AGACCTGACACTCAGCCCCCAGCTGCTCCAAGGCTTCCTTGACAATAGATGCCGAGGTCATGCCATCTGCATCATAATCGCCATAGATCAAAATCTGTTCGTAGTTCTCAATCGCTGCGCGAATGCGCTCCACTGCCCGCTCCATATCATGAAGGTCATAAGGGTCGTGAAGCTGGTCTAAACTAGGCTCCAAAAATTCCTGCAAGGCCTCTTCAGTCTGCACACCTCTTTGGTAAAGAAGACTGGCGGCTGCGGGTTCTAACCCAGCTTTCTTAGCCTTTTTTAAAAATTTTTCATCTGTAAAATTAGTGGCAAACTGCCAGTCATATTTTGAGCTAATCATGATAAGTGAAACACTTTCTCCGTTCAATCTTGTCTGAATATTATAACATGAAAAGACTGGTTCAACCAGTCTCAAACTTTCTATCTACGAGCAAGGCCCTCAAGCTCACTCATCTAAGTACAGCCCCTTAGCAACGCTTTGGTCAATAATTTCCTGAGCCAATTCCCAAAGAGCTTCAGAGGTTTCTTTGATAAAGGATTTCTTAGTGATGACCTGAGACTTGGTCAGTCCATGAGGGTTGTCATGAGGCTGAGCGACTTCCAAGTGATTGAGTAGGGGGACCAAAGCATCCATCACTCGGGCATATTTAGCTTCTATGCTATTGCCGGTCTCAAATTCCTGCCAAAGCTCTAAAAAGGAATCCTGCTGATCTGACGGCAGCTTGTCTAAACTAATTCTCAAGGACTCAAGCTCTCTATCGTAAGAATCGCTCTTGCCCACGTCGTCAAAGATAAAGGTATCGCCAGCGTATATTTCGCCCAAATCATGAATCAATAACATAGACAAGACTTTTTCCAGATTGACTTCTTAGGGGATATATTCTCGAAAGACTAGCGCCATAGGCGCTCCCTGCCAACTATGCTCCGCAGAATTCTCAAAACGATAGGCATACAAGGTCCGATTGTTGCGATGAGTGGCTTTCAGCTTTTCCAGCTCATTGGTAAAAGCCAGCTGCTGTTGTAGACGTTCAAACATAGGGAAAATTCTTTTGAAATGTTTTTATTATTATATCACAATATCCTCAATATGATTGTCAAGATTTGTCTGAAATATAAAAATGACAGTTGAAATAATTAGTGATATACTAAGACAATAAAGGTTAATTAATTGCAAACTTTGAAAGGAATAATAATGACCTATCTTTTAAAAGTAGAAGATTTTGTTAATATAGAAGAAAATAAGAGTTCCTTCGTTATCAATGATATGGTTGCTATTTGCAAGCGAAATAATAATCCCAATCGAGACTATTTATTTGTTAATAAATATCAAGCTAAGCATTATCCTGTTAAAGCCCATAACACGCTGCAGCTATTTTACGAACTCTATCGAGAAATAAAAAGGCAAATTCCTTCTGACAAGCGTATTTTGGTTGTTGGGTTTTCTGAGACGGCTACTGGAATCGCCCAGGCAATCATGCATATGGCCTTGGAAAATAAAGATCTGAAAACTGTCTTTTATTTACAGACTACTCGAGAAAGCATTAATACGGATATCCAAAATATCTCTTTCGAAGAAGAACATTCACATGCAAGCACACAAAAACTATATTACAGATCAGATATTCCTGACTACGATACTGTTTTGTTTATCGAAGATGAAATAACAACAGGAAATACAATTGTTAACTTTATTGAAAAATTTCAAAAAATTAAAGACGGTATTTCTTTTGCAGCCGCTTCTATATTAAACTGGCAAAATACAAAGAATCGTAAGATTTTTCAAGAAAAAGGAATCAAAAGAATATACCTAGTCAGTGGTAAAATGAGAGATAATACTCCTCTCATAGAGCTGAAAGAAACAACACTGGAAAAACCAAGACTAACTTCAGACGTTCACTATCATTTATCTGACAACCTCAATCCTCGAACAGGTCTCACTAAAGAAGAGTTTTTAGTCTTCCAAGAAACTGCTCTAAATCGATTGACTTCGCAAGTCTCTCGGAAATCTAAAGAAGAAACAATAGCCGTCATTGGAACTGAGGAAAACATGTGGTTACCAATTAGACTAGCCCAAGAACTTGATGCAGAGGTTCGCTCCACCACAAGAAGTCCTATTTCCCTCTCCAGTGAAGACAACTATCTTTTCCATAACGGCATAGCTTTGGCCAGTGCTTACGAAACGAATAGAATGACTTTCCTTTATGATATTGAACGTCATTATGACCAAATTATCATCGTCTATGAGGTTATGACTGATGCATTTCGAACAGCTCTTCAAAATAAACTGCAGCCCTTTAGTAAGCAAACATTAATTTTTGTTAAACAATAAGAAAGGCTTTTATGAATTTAGTAAAAACTAGTTACCCTGAATCCGATGTAACCATCCTCTTACAAGATGTGCGTGGAAAGGTTCCTGTATTAGACACTGCTGAAAGAGAAAAGTTAAATCAACAGGGCGTTCACTATTCCGAAATGCTACCTCTAGAATATGCCCCAACAGAGCGCTATATGAAAATCTATCAAGAAAGCCTCGCAACTCTTTCTTTTGAGACTGCTAACGCTATAGCAAGTCTTTCTGAAAAGATTTTCAAGAAAAAAGGAGAAAATCTTGTTTTAGTTTCCTTAGCAAGGGCAGGGACTCCTATAGGTATTCTAATAAAAAGGTACCTTCACTATAAGTATCAGCTTGATGTGCCACATTATAGTATTTCTATCATTAGAGGTAAAGGGATTGACATAGCTGCCATGAATATTATAGCCAACAAGCACCATCCTAAAGATATTCAATTCGTGGATGGTTGGGTTGGAAAAGGAGCAATAAATACTGTCCTAGAAGAAGCCTGCCAGAGGTTAGCAGAGGAAAATAAACTCTTTTCCGAACTTGATCCTACTCTAGCTGTACTCAGTGATCCAGCTTCGGTAACACCGCTTTATGGTACTCGTCAGGACTTTTTAATCCCTAGCGCTTGCTTAAATGCTACTGTCAGCGGCCTCGTCAGCAGGACGGTCAAATTAAAAGAAATGAGTGACGACGAGCTTCACGGAGCCGTTTATTATGCAGAAAACGAAGCTTACGACCATTCATTGGAATTCTTAGATAAAGTGCAATCCTATTTTGACCAAGTTCAATTAGATTATTTTAATCCTTCACAAGAAGAGCTCAATGAGGATTTCAAAGGATTGGACGAAGTTAAGAAAATCGCCCAATCCTACAACATTAGTGATATCAATAAAATAAAACCAGGAGTTGGTGAGACAACTAGAGTTCTGCTTAGGCGCCTTCCAGACAGGGTATTAATTCGAGAAAAGGCTAATCAAAAATACCTTAAACATATCCTTCAATTATGTGAAGAAAAGCAGATCCCAATCGAATATGTCAACTTACAGAAATATAATGTTTGTGGCATTATAAAGGAAGTCGCTGATTTATAGTTTATCTCTTGACAAAGACCATTTTATAAATATACAATGGTATCTATAAAGCAGGGGAGAGCAGACTTTAATAAGCTATCTCCAGTGATTTAGGAGGTACAAAGCAAACCATCTGCACTCTTCGTTTAACTTTTATACAAAGAAGACAAAAGATGTGACATTATAATCGTAGAAAGCAGGTATATTTCATGTCGACCAGTCTGCAAAATCTGCCCTTTGAACTTTGGCGTTCAATCACAGAACGAAAAGGAATACAAGCCACTTTCGCTCCTGTTTTTACACGATATATCGGGGTTGAAAATCAAAGTAAATATGATAGTGTATTAAAAACTATTTTGGTAAAAGCTCAAGAGGATTCAACTCACACTATTTACTTTGACGGCCAAATCCCAATGGATGCAGATTTTGATTTCATTAACAGCATAAAAAACGAGCTTGCTTCAATGGAAGTTAGTCAAATAGCCAGTCAGGATATTACACTCTTTGAAGATGCAGAGCTCAATCACCAATTTCTGATTTCTCTTGAATATATAACAAACCTTGCTATCCGTCAAGAAAATTTCCTGAATAACAGCGTGAGAAATAATTTTATATGCAAAATGCTACTCTATGCATACTTACATATTTTTAGCTTATCCTATCAAGATAGAGATTACCTTACAAACAAGTGCATCTACTATGGTAGTATTTCAAGACACGATATATATTTCTTGCTGTTACTAAATCGCTTTGGATTTGATGTCATTTATATCAATCCACTAAAAGATGATGAAAATTTTGCTCAAGTTGACTCTGATCAAATCAGTACTGTCCATAAAAACACTCAAATCCTGCCTATCCAAAGTTGGACAGAAAGAGCTAAAAATGGACAGATTATAGAGGAAAATCGTTCAATTACACTGGATATAGAAACACAAATTGAAGAACAGTTATTTACAAATTCTGGCATTTATAGGCCTTGGCAGTTCCGAAATGGAACGACAAGCCCCATTTTTTTCAATTCAACTTTAATTGATGTAGAACAAAATTGGAACGCACCTGCAAAAGTTCGGAATGGATTTAGGACCGTTGAGAAAACAGTCTATGTCCCACATTTCTTTTTTGAAATAGAGGGAGAATATAATCCAATTGACAAGTATGCCCGCTTGGTCAATATCTGCTCTTCGTCTGACAATACGCTCGTTTTAACATCCAATGGTGATGAACTGATTACTCACGAAATTAATGATTCCGATAAGTATCAGCTTATGTTTTGTCAACTCAGTAATGGAAGTTTTGATATTGAGGAGATTATGAAGCTCCCATTCTATCGCTATGCTCCTTATAACGATGAAACAGAAAAATTCCTTCTCAATAAGATTAACGAAACCATTGCTGATACTCGACTATTCAAACAACCATTGACAGTATCCAAAGAAGAAATATTAAACTTTGCATTGTTGATTCTACAGTTGGATAAAAGAGTAATTCGACTCATAGATAGCTTTGATTTTACTGGCTTTATACCCAAGATTGTATTTTTCTTGGAAGGCGAAACTCAGTTATCAAAAAATACTTGCTATGTCCTTGCCTATCTTGGAAAAATTGGTTTTGACATCATCATTTTTTCACCTGCCGGCTTATCTGATCTGAACTCTTATATTAATGCAGAGTACTTTAACACTATCAGATTAGATGTTATAAACTATGAGCAAAGTTTTCAAGCTATTCAACGAAAGCAGAAAAAACAAAATTTCTTCAGTAAACTTTTTAATTAAAGAAAGGAAAACAATATGCCTATCAACACAGGAAGTTTTGATTCGACTCCCCAAGAGATTGAATCAACTGAACTTGAACTTGCTAAACCAGAAGTCCTAGCTGACAATTTAGCCTATAAGCAGAAGCTGAGATCACTGCCTGAGGTTCAGAACCTCACCAATGAGATTGATATTACTAATGTCAACTCAATTATGGCTTTCGGTCAAAAACCGAGTGAAGGGATTTCTCAAATATCTGATGCTCTACTATCTTCTATGCGGAGAGTAGATGCAGAGGAAGCTTCTCGAATGCTCGTCCAACTCACTAAAATCATGGATAAATTCGATATTAAAGAAATTGAAAATCCAGAAAAAGCATCTGCTCTGCAAAAATTATTTGGTAAAATAAGGAATAATATTGATAAACTTTTTGCTAAATATGAAGATATGGGTAAAGAAGTTGATCAGATTTATACCATATTGAAGC
This genomic window from Streptococcus cristatus AS 1.3089 contains:
- a CDS encoding phosphoribosyltransferase domain-containing protein → MTYLLKVEDFVNIEENKSSFVINDMVAICKRNNNPNRDYLFVNKYQAKHYPVKAHNTLQLFYELYREIKRQIPSDKRILVVGFSETATGIAQAIMHMALENKDLKTVFYLQTTRESINTDIQNISFEEEHSHASTQKLYYRSDIPDYDTVLFIEDEITTGNTIVNFIEKFQKIKDGISFAAASILNWQNTKNRKIFQEKGIKRIYLVSGKMRDNTPLIELKETTLEKPRLTSDVHYHLSDNLNPRTGLTKEEFLVFQETALNRLTSQVSRKSKEETIAVIGTEENMWLPIRLAQELDAEVRSTTRSPISLSSEDNYLFHNGIALASAYETNRMTFLYDIERHYDQIIIVYEVMTDAFRTALQNKLQPFSKQTLIFVKQ
- a CDS encoding cysteine protease StiP family protein → MNLVKTSYPESDVTILLQDVRGKVPVLDTAEREKLNQQGVHYSEMLPLEYAPTERYMKIYQESLATLSFETANAIASLSEKIFKKKGENLVLVSLARAGTPIGILIKRYLHYKYQLDVPHYSISIIRGKGIDIAAMNIIANKHHPKDIQFVDGWVGKGAINTVLEEACQRLAEENKLFSELDPTLAVLSDPASVTPLYGTRQDFLIPSACLNATVSGLVSRTVKLKEMSDDELHGAVYYAENEAYDHSLEFLDKVQSYFDQVQLDYFNPSQEELNEDFKGLDEVKKIAQSYNISDINKIKPGVGETTRVLLRRLPDRVLIREKANQKYLKHILQLCEEKQIPIEYVNLQKYNVCGIIKEVADL
- a CDS encoding YceG family protein, which encodes MSTSLQNLPFELWRSITERKGIQATFAPVFTRYIGVENQSKYDSVLKTILVKAQEDSTHTIYFDGQIPMDADFDFINSIKNELASMEVSQIASQDITLFEDAELNHQFLISLEYITNLAIRQENFLNNSVRNNFICKMLLYAYLHIFSLSYQDRDYLTNKCIYYGSISRHDIYFLLLLNRFGFDVIYINPLKDDENFAQVDSDQISTVHKNTQILPIQSWTERAKNGQIIEENRSITLDIETQIEEQLFTNSGIYRPWQFRNGTTSPIFFNSTLIDVEQNWNAPAKVRNGFRTVEKTVYVPHFFFEIEGEYNPIDKYARLVNICSSSDNTLVLTSNGDELITHEINDSDKYQLMFCQLSNGSFDIEEIMKLPFYRYAPYNDETEKFLLNKINETIADTRLFKQPLTVSKEEILNFALLILQLDKRVIRLIDSFDFTGFIPKIVFFLEGETQLSKNTCYVLAYLGKIGFDIIIFSPAGLSDLNSYINAEYFNTIRLDVINYEQSFQAIQRKQKKQNFFSKLFN